The following are encoded together in the Pedobacter sp. D749 genome:
- a CDS encoding ATP-binding protein, giving the protein MTKFFLFLICILVSFKSVGQQQVPLNEQHYLDSLQHILQKKITDSSRASTNFLLVEYWKYKDTLKSKAYLEAGTAAAKNDKFLNALALFSKGQYYFNWNKAKASDAFKKAAEALSPFNTKIAYAKRAASWFNYALMNVDKMGYGFMTKITLEKAIPIIEKTGDPARIAYYYTQLATILMNNYQFSKATAYNEKAIALLETKNPGSTDLLFSYLSGVSIYCYDNKTDKAQVLLQKAQRLLKPYPSSLNYPIYYYNEALYYSTKTLYDKALASIDRGIPLAKKYNQKQIYQQFFFRRYDIYQQQKKYAEARQILLDIVKEGTLTAKINDRAEIYLELAKMSEKLRDYKEAYHWLNKYRQTNDSISNDLTKVKINELETKYRSARNQQKIQALQSENRQAQLNSRNDRLYRLIFGLGCLFLLLLLVFVLLTARSRRKLAQQKEINYKQQLSEMEKKQQLKITKAMLEGEELERERVARDLHDGLGGMLSGVKIGLSGWTDTQPGMSGDKDLHRIIGQLDTSVTELRRIARNMVPETLLKFGLEIALKDLCEFYMRDGLRITSEMFGIQKNIAMNVQLNIYRIVQELISNAIKHAHADNLILQCSQNENTIFITFEDNGQGFDMDTLSDKKGMGLDNLKNRIAFLQGKFEVHSAPGEGTSIDIELKTNIDE; this is encoded by the coding sequence ATGACAAAATTTTTTCTATTCCTGATATGTATTTTGGTTTCATTTAAATCTGTTGGCCAACAGCAGGTTCCCCTTAATGAGCAGCATTATCTGGACAGCCTGCAGCACATTCTACAGAAAAAAATTACAGATAGCTCAAGAGCGAGCACCAATTTTCTATTGGTAGAATACTGGAAATATAAAGACACCTTAAAGAGTAAAGCCTACCTGGAGGCAGGTACAGCTGCCGCTAAAAACGATAAATTTTTAAATGCACTGGCACTTTTCTCTAAAGGGCAGTATTATTTCAACTGGAACAAAGCGAAGGCATCCGATGCTTTTAAAAAAGCTGCAGAAGCACTTTCTCCATTCAACACTAAAATTGCCTATGCAAAGCGGGCTGCATCATGGTTTAATTATGCCTTGATGAATGTAGACAAAATGGGCTATGGCTTTATGACTAAAATAACCCTGGAAAAAGCTATTCCTATTATAGAAAAAACGGGCGATCCGGCACGCATCGCTTACTATTATACGCAGCTCGCCACTATTCTGATGAACAACTACCAGTTTTCAAAAGCGACAGCCTATAATGAAAAAGCCATCGCCTTACTGGAAACCAAAAACCCTGGTTCTACCGATCTGTTGTTTTCCTATCTTTCAGGGGTAAGCATCTATTGTTATGACAACAAAACCGACAAAGCCCAGGTACTTCTGCAAAAAGCACAACGGCTGCTGAAGCCATACCCCTCCTCTTTAAACTATCCGATATACTATTATAATGAGGCGCTTTACTATTCCACTAAAACATTATACGATAAGGCACTTGCGAGTATAGACAGGGGGATTCCGCTAGCTAAAAAGTATAACCAGAAACAGATCTACCAACAATTTTTTTTCCGCAGATATGATATCTATCAGCAGCAGAAAAAATATGCCGAGGCCCGACAGATCTTACTGGATATTGTTAAGGAAGGAACTTTGACCGCCAAAATTAACGACAGGGCAGAGATTTATTTGGAACTGGCGAAAATGAGCGAAAAGTTAAGGGATTATAAAGAGGCATACCACTGGTTGAACAAATACAGGCAGACCAATGACAGCATCAGCAACGACCTGACAAAAGTAAAGATCAATGAGCTGGAGACAAAATACAGAAGCGCAAGAAACCAGCAAAAAATACAAGCCCTGCAATCAGAGAACAGGCAGGCACAGCTTAATTCCCGTAATGACCGCTTGTACAGGCTTATATTTGGCTTGGGATGTCTTTTCCTGCTCCTTTTACTCGTTTTCGTTCTGCTCACAGCCCGGAGCCGGCGCAAACTTGCCCAGCAAAAGGAGATTAATTACAAGCAACAGCTTAGCGAAATGGAAAAAAAGCAACAGCTCAAGATTACAAAAGCCATGCTTGAAGGTGAAGAGCTTGAAAGGGAACGCGTTGCAAGGGATCTTCACGATGGACTTGGCGGCATGCTGTCAGGAGTTAAAATAGGGCTTTCCGGCTGGACAGATACACAGCCCGGCATGTCCGGAGATAAAGACCTTCACCGCATTATCGGACAGCTGGACACCTCGGTTACGGAACTGCGCCGCATTGCCCGCAACATGGTACCTGAGACTTTACTGAAGTTTGGTCTTGAAATCGCTTTAAAAGACCTTTGCGAATTTTATATGCGTGATGGTTTACGTATCACTTCAGAAATGTTCGGCATTCAGAAAAATATTGCGATGAATGTGCAGCTAAACATCTACCGAATCGTGCAGGAACTCATATCAAATGCAATTAAGCATGCCCATGCAGACAATCTTATACTGCAATGCAGCCAAAACGAAAATACTATTTTTATTACTTTTGAAGATAATGGCCAGGGCTTTGATATGGACACCCTTTCTGATAAAAAAGGAATGGGCCTTGATAATCTCAAGAACCGAATCGCCTTTCTGCAAGGGAAATTTGAAGTGCATTCTGCTCCTGGCGAAGGAACAAGTATAGATATAGAACTTAAAACCAATATCGATGAATAA
- a CDS encoding carboxypeptidase-like regulatory domain-containing protein, with amino-acid sequence MKPLLIHKMNIMKLKKYVLTLFYVVSATAVVSAQYKEPEKKDKVEIFRPEIAFDSLQAKKMLAKGTGTIKGVAFTKAKNNMGFKAGQRIYANKIKVTLFPVTPYFEAWYQLRKDKESLRRRRYVYLSDQAYRYRLEAITNSDGEFTFPEMKPGKYFLQGVLGYTHYGTYNQYTGSGYNGYGQTDYYQQKNYSVDHEDRIEEFVEVKENGEIVKVKLH; translated from the coding sequence ATGAAACCACTATTAATCCATAAAATGAATATCATGAAGCTAAAAAAATATGTCCTTACACTTTTCTATGTGGTATCAGCAACAGCTGTAGTTTCCGCACAATATAAAGAGCCTGAAAAAAAAGATAAGGTAGAGATCTTCCGTCCGGAGATAGCATTCGACTCCCTGCAGGCAAAAAAAATGCTGGCAAAAGGTACAGGTACGATAAAGGGAGTTGCTTTTACCAAAGCTAAAAACAATATGGGCTTTAAAGCCGGTCAAAGGATTTATGCCAATAAAATCAAAGTAACCCTTTTTCCCGTTACCCCTTATTTTGAGGCCTGGTACCAATTAAGAAAAGACAAGGAAAGCCTTAGAAGGAGGCGCTATGTTTATCTTTCCGACCAGGCCTACAGGTATAGGCTCGAAGCAATTACCAATAGTGATGGAGAATTCACTTTTCCAGAGATGAAGCCGGGAAAATATTTTCTACAGGGGGTTCTTGGCTATACTCATTATGGTACATATAACCAATATACAGGCAGTGGCTACAATGGCTATGGACAGACAGATTATTATCAACAGAAGAACTATTCGGTTGACCATGAAGACAGGATCGAAGAGTTTGTCGAGGTAAAAGAAAACGGCGAAATTGTTAAGGTCAAACTGCATTAA
- a CDS encoding serine hydrolase, translating to MTKYKYSLCRIVFLFILISSALSLHAQRLEKGIDSLILKDFKDPNGPGGVFMVSRKGKPIYQKAFGKANLELGDNLSTENVFELGSMTKQFTAVAILMLEQAGKLKVEDPVLKYIPDYPNGEKITIHHLLTHTSGIKDFTKMKALSDIAQKEMTPKMMVDFFKNEPADFAPGEKFEYNNSGYVLLGYLIEIISGLRYEDFIKNQIFDKVGMSRSYYASDRKVINQRAYGYHKKESGYVNKTMISFSVPFSSGSLMSTASDMLKWQMALNGHLLLDAKETNKAFSKYKLNNGTEYTYGYGWHIRDINGTPTREHGGSIFGFKTMAVYIPGEDIYVIGLSNCDCNSPTKLVGNIAGFVLKGIKEKRW from the coding sequence ATGACAAAATATAAGTATTCCCTTTGCCGGATTGTTTTTCTGTTTATTCTGATCAGCTCTGCTCTTTCTTTGCACGCACAGCGCCTTGAAAAGGGAATCGACAGTTTGATTTTAAAGGATTTTAAGGATCCAAACGGGCCGGGAGGTGTATTTATGGTTTCCAGAAAGGGAAAGCCAATCTATCAAAAAGCTTTTGGTAAAGCGAACCTGGAATTGGGCGATAATCTGAGCACTGAAAATGTTTTCGAACTGGGATCTATGACTAAACAGTTTACAGCAGTAGCTATTCTTATGCTGGAACAAGCGGGCAAACTTAAAGTAGAAGATCCTGTTCTAAAGTACATTCCGGATTATCCCAATGGAGAGAAAATAACCATACATCATCTTTTAACACACACTTCGGGAATAAAGGATTTTACAAAAATGAAGGCGTTATCGGATATTGCGCAAAAGGAAATGACGCCTAAAATGATGGTTGATTTTTTTAAAAATGAACCTGCCGATTTTGCACCAGGAGAAAAGTTTGAATACAATAATTCAGGATATGTACTTTTAGGTTATCTGATCGAAATCATTTCCGGACTGCGTTATGAAGATTTTATCAAAAATCAAATTTTCGATAAAGTTGGAATGAGCCGGTCATATTATGCAAGCGACAGGAAAGTCATCAATCAAAGGGCCTACGGGTATCACAAAAAAGAATCCGGATATGTTAACAAAACCATGATCAGTTTTAGTGTACCCTTTTCATCGGGTTCATTAATGTCGACAGCAAGTGATATGTTGAAATGGCAAATGGCATTAAACGGTCATCTCCTCCTTGATGCGAAAGAAACAAATAAGGCGTTCAGCAAATACAAATTAAACAATGGAACGGAATATACTTATGGTTACGGCTGGCATATCCGCGATATAAACGGAACCCCAACCCGTGAACATGGAGGCAGCATTTTTGGCTTTAAAACAATGGCGGTGTACATTCCGGGCGAGGATATTTACGTAATAGGACTAAGCAATTGCGACTGTAATTCTCCAACAAAGTTAGTAGGAAATATCGCTGGATTTGTATTAAAGGGCATTAAAGAAAAGCGATGGTAA
- a CDS encoding alpha/beta hydrolase: MKTFLKWTKRIGLGLVTLLILLLLIGFIFERVSRNAAEKIKPDGQLVEVDDHRLHYYKKGSGGPTIVFETAFDPAGHLQWYNIQQELPASYTSISYDRAGILWSERGKNPKSGEEMAKELHLLLEKVKAPKPYILVGHSFGGTLVRFFVNKYSKDVAGVIFVDSQCPDDERYLSPELFKMVNQGLPSGFLKFANTFGLVRLMFKGMFPNNKQYEYQNTIMPALLYKSADAVLEEQDQMSSIKKEASKIKSFGNIPLYVLTAADGKRFDSSIKDRKLKTEMLNAWNKMQKDFLLLSTESKQILVAKSGHYINQEQPKAIETAINDMVNKIVPQK; the protein is encoded by the coding sequence ATGAAGACTTTTCTAAAATGGACCAAACGAATAGGCCTGGGCTTAGTTACTTTGCTAATATTGTTACTCCTGATCGGATTTATTTTTGAAAGAGTGTCAAGGAATGCTGCTGAAAAAATTAAACCTGATGGCCAGTTGGTAGAAGTTGACGATCATCGTCTTCATTATTACAAAAAAGGCAGCGGCGGACCAACCATTGTATTTGAAACGGCATTTGATCCAGCCGGACATCTGCAATGGTATAATATTCAACAAGAATTACCAGCCTCTTATACAAGCATCTCTTATGACAGGGCCGGAATTTTATGGAGTGAGCGAGGCAAAAATCCAAAATCAGGTGAAGAAATGGCTAAAGAATTACATCTTTTGCTGGAAAAAGTCAAAGCCCCAAAACCGTATATTCTTGTCGGCCATTCCTTTGGGGGAACACTAGTCCGGTTTTTTGTTAACAAATACTCCAAAGATGTTGCAGGTGTAATATTTGTAGATAGTCAATGCCCTGATGATGAAAGATATTTATCTCCTGAACTATTTAAAATGGTCAATCAGGGGCTGCCAAGTGGCTTTCTAAAATTCGCAAACACTTTTGGACTTGTCAGACTGATGTTTAAAGGTATGTTTCCCAATAACAAGCAATATGAATATCAAAACACCATAATGCCGGCTTTGCTTTACAAAAGCGCTGATGCAGTGCTGGAAGAGCAGGATCAGATGAGTTCCATCAAAAAAGAAGCATCAAAAATAAAATCTTTTGGCAATATTCCACTTTATGTATTGACCGCCGCTGATGGAAAGCGCTTTGATTCTTCCATTAAGGATCGAAAACTAAAGACAGAAATGCTAAATGCCTGGAATAAAATGCAAAAGGATTTTCTGCTACTTTCCACAGAAAGCAAACAGATTCTGGTGGCGAAGAGTGGCCATTATATTAACCAGGAACAGCCAAAAGCGATCGAAACTGCCATCAATGATATGGTGAATAAAATAGTGCCGCAAAAATAA
- the bla gene encoding subclass B3 metallo-beta-lactamase, translating to MKKILLLILISHNYCFMQAQQVHEPSSKNHPEWSKPFPPFRVVGNLYYVGTADLACYLIATPKGNILINTGLASSEKLIGENIKKLGFKLSDTKILLTTQAHFDHLGAMAAIKKATGAKFMVDDADAKVAADGGLSDYDLDGKFCVFNPVKVDRILHNNDTIRLGGTELIMLHHPGHTKGSCSFLLSVNDQKRKYRVLIANLPTIVTEKNFADIPAYPNIAKDYSYTLHSMKNLKFDLWVASHGVQFDLLQKHKPGDPYNPAAFMDVKSFYDYIDELQVEYDKKIGKR from the coding sequence ATGAAAAAAATCCTGTTACTTATCCTGATTTCACACAACTACTGCTTCATGCAGGCACAACAAGTGCATGAACCATCTTCAAAAAATCACCCTGAGTGGTCAAAGCCTTTTCCTCCTTTTCGGGTTGTGGGTAATCTGTATTATGTGGGCACAGCCGATCTGGCTTGTTATCTTATCGCTACGCCAAAAGGAAATATCCTGATCAACACCGGACTGGCATCATCAGAAAAGCTTATTGGGGAAAATATTAAAAAACTGGGTTTTAAACTTTCAGACACCAAAATATTACTGACCACACAAGCACATTTTGATCACCTGGGTGCAATGGCTGCAATCAAGAAAGCCACAGGGGCTAAGTTCATGGTAGATGATGCAGATGCAAAAGTAGCAGCTGATGGTGGCCTTTCGGATTATGACCTGGATGGAAAATTTTGTGTATTTAATCCAGTTAAAGTTGACCGCATCTTGCACAACAATGATACCATCAGGTTAGGAGGAACGGAACTAATCATGCTTCACCACCCTGGGCATACCAAAGGTTCTTGTAGTTTTCTGCTCTCTGTTAATGATCAAAAAAGAAAGTACAGGGTGCTGATAGCCAATTTGCCAACTATAGTTACAGAGAAGAATTTTGCAGACATTCCTGCCTATCCTAATATTGCAAAAGATTATTCCTACACCTTACATAGCATGAAGAACTTAAAATTCGACCTCTGGGTAGCATCACACGGCGTACAGTTTGATCTCCTTCAAAAACATAAACCCGGAGATCCCTATAATCCAGCTGCTTTTATGGATGTTAAAAGCTTTTATGACTATATTGATGAACTGCAGGTAGAATATGATAAAAAAATTGGTAAACGATGA
- a CDS encoding TetR/AcrR family transcriptional regulator, whose protein sequence is MARKVTDGPVRNKQRTKANIIAALGKILKKNGFSGLSISSVADQAKVDRRLIYDYFGSLEGLVKEYLDANDYWKINPENVGAIVEASRADSGKALAYNVLEDQFDSLIKNEEMRRIITWGLSEKLPSLKELDLKRENIGDQVLGEVFDGHFNNTDKNFRAMYAILMGGVYYLTLHAKMQENPFCGIDLQQPSGQEEIKKALKQFIELAYT, encoded by the coding sequence ATGGCAAGAAAAGTTACGGATGGACCAGTTAGGAACAAGCAGCGAACCAAGGCCAACATAATTGCCGCACTAGGAAAAATCCTGAAAAAAAACGGTTTTTCCGGGCTCAGCATCAGCAGTGTTGCTGATCAGGCAAAGGTAGACAGGCGGCTGATCTATGATTATTTTGGCAGCCTAGAAGGATTGGTAAAGGAATATCTTGATGCCAATGATTATTGGAAAATCAATCCTGAAAATGTTGGGGCCATTGTAGAGGCCAGCAGGGCAGATTCAGGGAAAGCGCTTGCTTACAACGTTTTGGAAGACCAGTTTGACAGTCTGATCAAAAACGAGGAAATGCGCCGCATTATTACCTGGGGGCTTAGCGAAAAGCTGCCTTCACTGAAGGAACTGGACCTGAAGCGGGAAAACATCGGCGATCAGGTGCTGGGTGAAGTATTTGATGGCCATTTTAACAATACAGATAAAAACTTCAGGGCAATGTATGCCATATTGATGGGGGGAGTATATTATCTTACCCTCCATGCCAAGATGCAGGAGAACCCTTTCTGCGGGATAGATTTGCAACAGCCTTCAGGTCAGGAAGAGATCAAGAAGGCACTCAAACAGTTTATCGAGCTGGCCTATACATAA
- a CDS encoding reverse transcriptase family protein: MSEKLSRQQIYDRIRATSKESYILEEMQRLGFWESSDTPGLPEVLIKRELVANQELNNLLAQDRKYQNQEAMLKEMRKARMKLAKEKREKTKQKNKQKKEDKAANWANIQQKQIIYLGDGVSGGLNQTESDIETLQKFNLPVFNQIVDLASAIGADLSTLRYLLYQRKVSRINHYHTFEIPKKTGGKRLISAPKSRLKTLQLWVLENILNRIEINAHVHGFIKERSIISNAQPHLEKDIVINVDLKDFFPSISYKRVKGLFNKLGYSEQLATVFGLICTYAETEHVEMDGVPYYVQKGDRVLPQGSPASPAISNLIAFKLDKKIKGLASKFNFIYTRYADDLSFSTSKENEKNIAGLLFFLKKIIESEGFTMHPAKTHIMRKGNLQKVTGIVVNEKLNVQRDQLRKFRALLHNIESNGWKDQKWGNAKNLINAVEGYINFVKMVNKSKAAVFKVQLENIVAKHGYPVIVEEVVEVKTETIVPEIVPEVKLETPIKPSNDAKQYDWWNIL; this comes from the coding sequence ATGTCAGAAAAACTGAGCCGACAACAAATCTACGACCGTATTCGGGCTACCTCTAAAGAAAGTTATATTCTTGAAGAAATGCAGCGTCTTGGTTTTTGGGAATCTTCTGATACGCCAGGTTTACCAGAAGTTTTAATTAAACGAGAACTTGTTGCAAACCAAGAGCTGAATAACCTTTTGGCGCAGGATCGTAAATACCAGAATCAAGAAGCCATGCTGAAGGAAATGCGTAAAGCACGCATGAAATTGGCAAAAGAAAAAAGAGAAAAAACCAAGCAAAAAAACAAACAAAAGAAAGAAGATAAGGCTGCAAACTGGGCGAATATTCAACAAAAGCAGATTATTTATTTGGGCGATGGCGTTTCGGGGGGCTTAAATCAAACAGAATCTGATATTGAAACTTTGCAGAAATTTAATCTGCCAGTTTTTAATCAAATTGTTGATTTAGCATCGGCCATTGGCGCAGATTTATCCACTTTAAGATATTTACTTTATCAAAGAAAAGTTTCCCGAATAAATCATTACCACACTTTCGAAATTCCCAAAAAAACAGGTGGGAAAAGGCTCATATCGGCACCAAAATCCAGACTAAAAACTTTACAACTCTGGGTATTGGAGAATATTTTAAACCGTATTGAAATTAATGCCCATGTTCATGGCTTTATTAAAGAACGCTCCATCATCAGCAATGCGCAACCACATCTTGAAAAAGACATTGTTATTAATGTCGATTTAAAGGATTTCTTTCCAAGCATTAGTTACAAGCGTGTAAAGGGGTTATTCAATAAATTGGGTTACTCAGAACAACTTGCCACGGTGTTCGGGCTAATTTGTACCTATGCAGAAACAGAACATGTAGAAATGGATGGCGTACCTTATTACGTGCAAAAAGGAGATCGTGTGCTACCACAGGGTTCTCCTGCCAGTCCGGCAATTAGCAATTTAATCGCTTTTAAACTTGATAAGAAAATTAAAGGATTAGCATCAAAATTCAACTTCATTTATACCCGGTATGCTGACGATTTAAGTTTTTCAACATCGAAAGAAAATGAAAAAAATATTGCCGGTTTATTATTTTTTCTCAAAAAAATTATAGAATCAGAAGGTTTTACCATGCACCCTGCCAAAACGCATATCATGCGAAAAGGTAATCTGCAAAAGGTTACCGGCATTGTTGTAAATGAAAAATTAAATGTTCAGCGAGATCAACTGCGCAAATTTAGAGCACTTCTGCACAATATAGAATCGAACGGATGGAAGGACCAAAAATGGGGGAATGCCAAAAATCTGATTAATGCCGTTGAGGGTTACATCAATTTTGTAAAAATGGTAAATAAGAGTAAGGCTGCTGTTTTTAAAGTTCAGCTTGAAAATATTGTTGCTAAACATGGTTATCCGGTTATCGTTGAAGAGGTTGTAGAAGTTAAAACCGAAACCATTGTGCCTGAAATAGTACCTGAAGTTAAATTAGAGACTCCCATAAAACCATCAAATGATGCCAAACAGTACGATTGGTGGAATATTCTTTAA
- a CDS encoding DMT family transporter, whose product MEKRNLFLILLILGTAFWGISFSVTKLAIGQHQPVLFLFYRFLLATMVLSVIFWKQVKNLDATTIKRGAGLAIPLVLGIYLQTLGITHTSASQCSFVAGITVVMIPVIKLIIYRKAAALKIWIAACTALIGLFVISITDKFSIGTGDLYTIIGAFCFAIYLIQIEKESKADDIVPTIVPMFATCAVLTFVLTFIQGNPTWIPQQETFWIGIIFCALFSTAYMYTISNISQKYISAERVSIIYLFEPIFGAFAAHFILGEAITSRLLIGGGMIFLATLISELKWRMPNPFAMLKVSKEK is encoded by the coding sequence ATGGAAAAAAGAAACCTCTTTTTGATTTTGCTGATCCTGGGTACCGCATTCTGGGGAATTTCATTTTCTGTTACCAAACTTGCTATCGGGCAGCATCAGCCTGTTCTGTTTTTGTTTTACCGTTTTTTACTCGCTACAATGGTATTATCGGTTATTTTTTGGAAACAAGTTAAAAATCTCGATGCAACCACTATAAAAAGAGGTGCCGGTTTGGCTATTCCGCTGGTATTGGGCATTTATTTGCAAACACTGGGCATTACGCATACCTCAGCGTCGCAATGTTCATTTGTTGCCGGAATAACCGTTGTAATGATTCCGGTAATCAAACTTATTATTTACAGAAAAGCTGCTGCACTTAAAATATGGATCGCCGCATGCACCGCACTGATTGGTCTTTTTGTAATCTCTATTACTGATAAATTCAGTATCGGAACCGGCGATTTATACACCATTATCGGTGCTTTTTGTTTCGCCATATATTTAATCCAGATTGAAAAGGAATCGAAGGCCGACGATATTGTGCCTACCATTGTACCTATGTTTGCTACTTGCGCCGTATTAACTTTTGTATTAACGTTTATTCAAGGAAATCCCACCTGGATTCCTCAGCAAGAAACATTTTGGATTGGGATTATCTTTTGCGCACTATTTTCAACGGCATATATGTACACCATATCGAATATTTCTCAAAAATACATTAGTGCCGAAAGGGTATCCATCATCTATCTTTTCGAACCCATTTTCGGGGCTTTTGCCGCACATTTTATTTTGGGTGAAGCAATTACATCGAGGTTATTGATTGGTGGCGGGATGATATTTTTAGCCACACTGATTTCTGAACTTAAGTGGAGAATGCCAAATCCATTTGCGATGCTTAAGGTATCTAAAGAGAAATAA
- a CDS encoding GNAT family N-acetyltransferase, protein MEQIIIERVTVADLKKLQEIGRTTFSEAFAEVNTEENMKNYLEKGFSEEKLKRELSNQDSQFYFALLDGKAIGYLKINIGQAQTEKLDLDALEIERIYLLKAFYGQKVGQLLYQKAIDIALDMKASYVWLGVWEENYRALRFYEKNGFTPFGKHKFWLGDDEQTDLMMKKVLANDNELKVS, encoded by the coding sequence ATGGAGCAGATCATAATTGAAAGGGTAACAGTAGCAGATCTTAAAAAATTACAAGAGATTGGCAGGACAACATTTTCTGAAGCTTTTGCGGAGGTAAATACCGAGGAAAACATGAAAAATTACCTCGAAAAAGGCTTTTCGGAAGAAAAGCTAAAAAGGGAACTGAGTAATCAGGATTCTCAGTTTTATTTCGCACTGCTTGATGGAAAGGCGATTGGCTATTTAAAGATCAACATTGGCCAGGCGCAAACCGAAAAACTAGACCTTGATGCACTTGAAATTGAGCGGATTTACCTTTTGAAAGCATTTTACGGTCAGAAAGTTGGTCAGTTGCTTTACCAAAAAGCCATCGATATTGCGCTTGATATGAAAGCCAGTTATGTGTGGCTGGGCGTATGGGAAGAAAATTACAGGGCTTTACGGTTTTACGAAAAAAACGGCTTTACTCCTTTCGGCAAACATAAATTTTGGCTTGGAGATGATGAGCAAACAGATCTGATGATGAAAAAAGTATTGGCTAACGATAATGAATTAAAAGTATCCTAA
- a CDS encoding LysR family transcriptional regulator, with protein sequence MDLQRIKYFLALAEQLHYWKTAEKINITQSALTRQIQSLENELGLQLFERNKRNVKLTPAGKFLKEKWEVELSELEYIHQFAKQLHLGERGTITIAHPDSISASIMPDILAKITQAFPQLQIKLVQVLYENQLDFLKNYKIDLAITRDITSEQGIKSKKIYSDHLALVVPLEHAFKNFEDLSKESLKAQKFILPTKDEGSSYSEIIQALFKSYDFVPDVYLHSEFGSTIIALVRKGLGIAILPDSYMHHQSPGLRFIPLPFKTDILINWRADDHNPVLANILKLVFGD encoded by the coding sequence ATGGATCTTCAGCGAATTAAGTATTTTCTGGCCCTGGCAGAACAGCTTCATTATTGGAAAACGGCAGAAAAGATAAATATTACGCAGTCTGCCCTCACCAGGCAAATTCAGTCGCTCGAAAATGAATTGGGTTTGCAGCTTTTCGAACGCAATAAACGTAACGTGAAGCTCACCCCAGCGGGTAAATTCTTAAAAGAGAAATGGGAAGTAGAGTTAAGTGAACTCGAATATATTCATCAGTTTGCAAAACAGCTGCACCTTGGCGAACGCGGAACCATTACTATCGCACATCCCGATTCCATATCTGCTTCGATTATGCCCGATATTTTGGCGAAGATAACGCAGGCATTTCCACAGCTTCAAATTAAGCTGGTGCAGGTTTTATATGAAAATCAACTCGATTTTTTAAAAAATTATAAGATTGATCTGGCCATCACGAGGGATATCACCAGTGAGCAGGGTATTAAGTCAAAAAAAATATACTCCGATCACCTGGCTTTAGTGGTGCCATTGGAACATGCTTTCAAAAATTTTGAGGATTTATCTAAAGAAAGCCTTAAAGCCCAGAAATTTATACTGCCCACCAAGGATGAAGGCAGTAGTTACAGCGAAATTATTCAGGCGCTTTTCAAATCTTACGATTTTGTTCCAGATGTATATCTCCATTCCGAATTTGGATCTACAATTATCGCCCTTGTAAGGAAAGGCCTGGGAATAGCCATTTTACCCGATTCTTATATGCACCATCAAAGTCCCGGCTTACGTTTTATTCCATTGCCCTTTAAAACCGATATATTGATTAACTGGCGGGCCGATGACCATAATCCTGTACTTGCGAATATCTTAAAACTCGTTTTTGGAGATTAA
- a CDS encoding transmembrane 220 family protein, whose translation MLLIILNIIFCISFLGFAYVNLNDNDAFLWVSIYLSAAICCGLAAAGKFYPFAYLFLTAFYLIYAIILFFAKDGVRDWITKYRRESLVQSMQATKPYIEQTREFFGLLIIAGALLINYFISAGISA comes from the coding sequence ATGCTTTTAATTATTCTCAACATTATTTTTTGCATCTCATTTTTAGGCTTTGCCTATGTAAATTTAAATGATAACGATGCCTTTCTTTGGGTGTCTATCTATTTGAGTGCTGCTATTTGCTGCGGATTGGCAGCTGCGGGTAAATTTTATCCTTTCGCTTATCTGTTTTTAACTGCTTTCTATTTAATTTATGCCATCATCCTCTTCTTTGCAAAAGATGGTGTGCGCGATTGGATTACCAAATACAGACGCGAGAGTCTCGTGCAGAGCATGCAGGCCACAAAACCTTACATCGAGCAAACGCGGGAATTCTTTGGCCTGTTAATTATTGCAGGCGCACTATTGATCAACTATTTTATTTCTGCCGGGATTTCCGCATAA